In Hahella sp. HNIBRBA332, the genomic window ACCGCAGAATGTTCGAACTGAAACGGACCCTGACTCCGGCTCAGTACGACGCGCTGGTGGATGAAATATCCACGGCGATCAACCAGGGCGCGCTGACTATGCAGGCGCCCCCAATCTTGTAAGCAATCATAAAGGAATATCTGTATGAAAAAACTAGGCAAAGCATTAATGATGGCGGCGGTATGCTCAGTCGCATCAACAGCGATGGCTCAAACTAACGGAGCTGTGCAGGTCGGGGACTGGCTCAATAATGCTGTTATGTTGAGTGCTCAAATTGGAGAGCAGGCTGTGGAGAACAGCGGGCAAATTTCCGCTCATCGCTCGGGGACTTCTATTCACTTTTACGGACAGGACCCAAAGAGCAATAGAAGCTTCGCGTGCAATGTGAGTAAGGGTGACGACTTGTACGACACGGCTTACAACGCCCTTACCGATTTGCGCGAAGGAGGGAGGGTTATTATCCTCCGCCCTGGAAATAGCAATAAGTGCAGTGATTTCATTCTAACAGGCGTTTTCTTTAACTTTAATCAGTAATAGATGAGTTCAGCCCGGCCTCAGAGCTGGGCTTTTTATGTAAATCAGCGTAGAAGCACGAAATACTCACCTTGCAGTACGCCTTGCGTCGCACGCATATCCTCTACTGCGCCTGCCAGGTTTTTTTCCATTCAGATCCCTGCGCCGTTGCTTACAAGCGCTATTGGTTTGGCGATATGCGGAACTTGAAAAAACGGGATTCTGATTCACGCTATGTTAAAGGCTTGTAAGGGAGTCAGGACTGGCTAAATCCATCCACTTGGCATACCCTAGAAAACTGGCGCCAAATGTTGGCGAAAGGGGTTAAATTCCATATTTGGAATTGTTTTTACAAGGAAAGTTGCAAAAAATGAATGGTAAACGACGCGACTACGCGCCGGGCGTTATGGCGTCCGATATATCTCATCCGTTGTCTTCGTGTTATTCGCACGATATTCCTCCGTGTGATGCGGCGGACAAATCCACTGACGCTTTTGAATCCGCGCAAGCGCGTCAGCAGGAACATTATCTTCCCAACTGTTTATTTAGAACCATGATTCCCACCTCCCTAAAGACAGCCAGCACGTCTGAACCAGCGCAAGGCGATGATATTGAAGAGTGGTTGGATCATGTGGACCGTTTGATCTCAACGCCAGGGAAAAGCGTATGAGCTATAAAAGTCAGGATAAATAAAATGGAAAAAATGGATTATTTCAGAATGGACGCGACAGCGAAGGTCACTTTGGACTCGCTGAAGGAATTATACCTGCTGCCCCAGATAAGCCGATATCAACGGCTACAAACTGCTTACCCCTGTGAATCGCCGGTGGAGTACAACCTCTACGAAGGCGTCGCACGCTATGGCGATACGCGTCGGCGCATTCAGCTCATCGGCACCTATGCGACAGGCAGTCGCTCGTTTTGCTGGGCCTGGGCGAGCCCTAATCCACTGCCGGAAACAGTGATTCAGGCCAGCCTGCAATTGGTGGCCTGGGCGGAGGCCGCTAAAATAGAAAGCTGGGGCGTCATCAAAGGCGTCTGTGAACCCGTGGAGCCTGTGGTGGTGTCTTCCATCGCGGCGGGCGTATTGAATCATGACTATGTCTTCGATGTATGGGAATTCACGGAAACGCTGCATGGCTGCGTCTTAGTGGAGCACTCCGACGACCTGCCCAAATTGGGGTTGCATGCTATCTGTCGGGTGCTGCAAACGGCGTTGCGGCGCCTCTCCGCACGCCAGAAAACACCAGTCCTGGAGTATCTGCGTCAGGAAGGGTTCAAGCTGCGTGAGGAGGGCTCTTTCTGCTATGGCTCCAGGTTTGACGGCGAACTCACGCTAACCTTTGACGAGCGGGGCGGCGTGCGCCAGATTACACCCAGCCATTGAATTCTTGGCGTAAGGCGGCCGCTTAGGATCCAACTATCCTCTTCTTCGGGTAACGAAGCCTTCACGAAGTTTTAACAGTGTTTCATTAGCATTGTCTCGCTTTGGCGGCTTCACCATTAAACAAAAACCGAAGAAGAGGAACCCAGAGTGCCTGACTATAACAGACGACAATTTCTGTCACTCATGGCGGCAGGGACCGCCACGCCGTTCTTGCTTACTTTCAGTGCGGATAAAGCGCTGGCCGGACTGAGCCGCGCCGCTTATCCAGATAAAGCACCCTTACCGCTCAACCGAACCGACCCCTCCGCTGTATTTGACCTGTCCGTCGCCTCCGGCGATCCCACCGCCAGCGGCGTCATGCTGTGGACTCATATTCGTTCCGGGCAATATGATCCCAGCGAAAGCCTGACGTTCCAGGTAGCGGTTGATCCTGGGTTCACCCTGCTGGCGTTGGAAGGCAAAGTGCGAGGCGAGCAGTTCGGCGCGGACCGGGACCATACCGTCAGGATCGACCTGGATGGCCAGTTGGATGCTGACAGCTATTACTACTACCGTTTTCAGTACCGGGGCGTATTCAGCCGTACGGGACGGTGTCGCACGGCGGCGGCCGTGGGGCAGTCTGTGGACAGCGTCAAATTCGCGTTGTTGACCTGTCAGGATTACACCAATGGATACTACGGCGCTTTGAACTGCGTCGCTGACGATAACAGCATTGATTACGTGGCCCACCTGGGGGACTTTATTTACGAGAGCGTCGGCGATCCCCGCTACCAGGACCTTCCCTTCGAGGACCGTAAAATAGAGCTGCCCAGCGGCTTCCCGGTGGCGATGAATCTGGAGGACTATCGCTTTCTACACCGCACCTATCGGAGTGATCCTTTTCTGCAAAAAGCGATGGAGAACCATACCTGGATCATCGCCACTGATGACCATGAAACTTGTAACGATTGCTATTGGGATTACGAACAGGACACGCTGGGATGCCCGGACCACCCCTATAGCACTGATCCGCAATTCGGTGATAACGCCGATTTGAAACGCCAGCTTAAACTCGATTCACAACGGGCCTGGGCGGAATATATTCCTGCGCGTATCGACATCGACGAGGGCCGCGCCCATCCGCATTTGTATACGCGTATCTATCGGCAATTCCGGTTTGGCGATCTGGTGAATCTGAACATGCTGGACACGCGTACATACCGAACGCCTCATCCATGCGGCGAAGAGGCGTTTCTGGGGCGTTACGTTCCCTTTGGCTGTGGCAATCTGAATAATCCTGAGCAGAGCATGATGGGGGAGACCCAGCGGGAATGGCTGATCAATTCCATGTCGGGCTCAACAGCGCGTTGGAATATGCTGGGCAACCAAACCTACATGGGGCGTTTGGGCATTGACCTGGGTGAAAAGGCTAAGCTGCCATTCAACGTTGACGCCTGGGACGGATATGACGCTGAGCGGATATGGCTGATGAACGAGGTGCAGTCCAACTCAATCGAAAATCTCGTCGTGGTGACTGGGGACTTACACACTTATATGGCTTCTCAAGTGAAGAAGAATTACGCGGATCTGAATCCGTTTAACTTCTCTAATCAGGTTGGCGTTGAATTCATGACGCCCTCGCTGACGTCCGCAGGCCTGTTTGATGTGCTGTTGGCGCAGGCGCCGGACGACGAAGTGAGAGACTTTCTGCTGAATGCGACCAGCGAGGGCGCTGTACGCCTGACCAACCCGCATATTCGCATGTTCAACAGCAAAGACCATGGCTATTCGACGATTGAATACACCGATGGCTACTGCGAGTGGGTGGCCTACAAGGTTAACAAAAACCTCAATAGCGGCGAGCAGCAGCGCAAAGCGCTGGCGCGTTATCGTAAATACGAAGCCTGGCCCTGGATGACGCAAAAGTCGGTGCAAGGCTACTAGGCACAGATAAATTTACTTTGTTTTGCATATTTTTTAGCCTGTTTTCTTCATGGAAAACGGGCTTTTTGCGTCTAACTGCTAATATTTAAATATACGTGACTATCAAACCATGGAGGTGTGAATGGTCGTTAACCCTTCCTAACAACGCCAGACCTTTAGGTCGGGAGACGCTTATGTTCGCCAACATGAAGCTCCGTACGAAGCTGGCCGCAACTGGCGTTGCGTTGCTGCTTCCCCTGATTTGGGTAACCTATCTTCTGTCCGATGAAATGGACATCCGCATCAATTTCGGCGCGCAGGAAATCCTCGGCGTTGAATATCTCAATCCATTGCAAAACCTATTGGATCTGGCGGGTGAATATAAAGTCGCCGTCGCCGCCAATAGCAGTGTGACGCAAATCGTCTCGCGGATTGAGAAAGCCATGTCCGCTCTGGAGAAAGAGCAGCAACGTTCCGGCGCAGCGCTTAAAACGGCGGAGCAATATGCGAACCTGCAAAAAGCCTGGGGCCAGGCGCGCGCCAAGCCGGGCGTAGAGGAAGCGGACGCACTGATCGCCGCCACCCGGGAGCTGATCGCCAGGGCGGGCGATACCTCCAACCTGATTCTCGACCCGGATTTGGATACCTACTACGTGATGGATGCGCTGTTGCTGAAACTTCCCAATAGTCTGGATTTATTGGCGCAGATGCGAGAGTTCGGGATTGGATTGATGAATAGCGGTTCGATGAGCGCAGATGATAAAACCCGTATGGTTGTGTTGTCTGGACTGCTGCAGTCGGATCTGGACGGCGTGAACTACGACAGCAAAGTAGCCTACGAAAACAATGTGGTGGGAGACATGCCCAAATCTGTTGGAAAAGCGGTGGATAGCTATACCCAGGCTATTGGCAATTTTCTTGGCTTCGTGGAAAAAAACATTACTGGTCGTAGCCTCAATGTTGACGTAAATGGCTTCAAATCTGCAGCGCAGCGCGCGGTGGAAGGCAATATGGCGCTTTTTCAAGAAGCTTCGCCTGCGTTGAAAGACATGTTGCAACGTCGTATTGATGGGTTCTCATCTCATAAGTTTGGGCTGTTGGCGGGAGTGATTCTGTTTGAACTGCTGGCGATTGCTTTTAGCGTCATGACAGTGCGTCGGATATTGAATCAATTGGGCGGCGAACCGGAATACGCTGCGGATATCGTGCGGGCTATCGCCGCAGGCGATCTGACCCGGGAAGTGAAGATCAACGACGGCGATGCGACGAGTTTGCTCGCAGGCATTCGCAATATGCAGAAAGCACTGCACGATCTGATCGGCAAAGTCAGCGACAGCGCAAGCAAGATCCTGTCTTTCTCCGCGGAAATTACCCAGACTACGGAAGCCATCGTCACCAGCTCCAGCCGTCAGAGTCATGCTACTGCGACCATGAGTTCTGCGGTGCAGGAAGTCGCCGCGAGTCTGCATGAAATGGTGGCCAGCGCCGGTGAGGCGCGATCGTTGTCGCTGGAGTCCAATCAACGCTCCAGCGAAGGCAAGGATATCGTTGAACAAGTGTCCGAGGACATTCGCCGACTCTGCGATTTTGTGGGGGACTCCGCCAAGTCGGTACAGAGCCTGGGGCAGCAGTCAGAGCAGATTTACTCCATCGTCAATGTCATCAAGGGCATCGCCGAGCAGACCAATCTGCTGGCGTTGAACGCCGCCATCGAAGCCGCCCGGGCGGGAGAGCAGGGGCGTGGATTCGCCGTGGTGGCGGACGAAGTGCGCAACCTGGCTGCGCGCACCGCATCGTCGACAGTGGAGATTACCGATATGATCGAGCGCATCAAAGATGATACTCTGGCTGTCGTCAAGCGTATGGATTCCGGGGTGGAGGAAGCCTCCCGCAGCGCCGGACGCGTGACCTTGACGGTGGACACTATCGCCGCCATCAGCGACCTGTCGGAAAGTGTCAACCGCTCTGTGACGGAAATATCCACGGCTCTCGAACAACAGGCTCAGGCCAACGAACTGCTCAGCGAAAATGTGGATGAAATCGCGCAACTGGCCGAGCAGAATCACGGCAGCGTCGAGAAGACCGCCGACAATCTGAGTGAACTGAAAGCCTTGGCGGATACACTGGAAACCGCCATCGCCAGCTTCAAGGTATGACGGCGCTAGCGCCGTCATCATCCGTTAAAACGCCTTAATTCGCATAAATGTTAGAAACCCTGACTGCAGAAGCCTAAAATAAGGACTGGTTGTCAGCTTAAGGATGTGCATGGAACTTTTTAAACGTCTTCCCCCAAATACCGCTGGTATAGACTTTTTTGTGGGAGATATTCACGGTCACTACAGTGAATTGATGAAAGCCCTGGAGGCGATAGATTTCAAGTTCGATCAAGATCGGCTAATCAGCGTCGGCGATCTGATTGATCGCGGCGAAGAGAACGAACGCTGCATAGAGCTACTGCATGAGCCCTGGTTTCACGCCTGTCTGGGCAATCATGAATGGATGATGATTGGCGCCTTCGTATATGAAGATCGATATGATCTCAGCCTGCAACGCGGTAATGGCGGCGAATGGCTGGATAATCATGATACTGATCAATTGACTGAATGGGCGCATTTGCTGCAACACTCCTGTCCGCTGGCGATAGAAGTTCCCGGCAAAGGCGACAGGCTGATTGGCGTCACCCACAACGATGTGATCAACAGCGACTGGACCTTTATGGCGTCGGCGCAACGAGGCGATATTGACGAATGCGTGTGGAGCCGGACGCGTTTTGCGTCGGCGCTGACGAATCCCGCATTGGCGGAGCCTATCAAAAATATCGACGCAGTGGTGTCCGGCCATAATTCTCATACGGGCATACTGCTTGCCGGCAACCAGCTCTACATCGACACCCTATGGAAGAGCGGCCAGCTAACCCTCCTGTCAGCAATGGAAGTCTTAGCGGTCGCGGCGCGCGGTAAGGTTTCCGCCTAGTCTCGGTTATTGACCCTGCATTAAATCTGTTTGTTTTTTGAGCTAAACTTGTGTTTGCGGCTACTACAGCCGCTCGCATGAGCGTAATAAGCAAAAAAGGAATTTGCATATGAAAAACAGACTGTATTTGGTATTCACCGCTACTATTCTGATCCTCCTCCTCGGCTCTACGCCGGTTGTTCTTGCTGATGTCCTTAAAAATGGCGAAACGCTTGAAAATCTGTCCGGCGATAGGGGCGGCGAAGCGTTCTACACCATTGACGTCGCAGAAAAATCACTCAGTCTGGTTGTGGAAATCTGGGGCGGTCAAGGCGACGCTGACATGTATGTCGCTTTCAATCGCGAGCCCAACAAATCCGACTTCGACTGCCGGCCTTATGAATGGGGCAATAAAGAGACTTGCACCTTCAAGCCGCCGGAGCAGGGAACCTACCACATCATGTTGCACGGCTATGATCAATATTCGGGTC contains:
- a CDS encoding DUF6882 domain-containing protein; this encodes MEKMDYFRMDATAKVTLDSLKELYLLPQISRYQRLQTAYPCESPVEYNLYEGVARYGDTRRRIQLIGTYATGSRSFCWAWASPNPLPETVIQASLQLVAWAEAAKIESWGVIKGVCEPVEPVVVSSIAAGVLNHDYVFDVWEFTETLHGCVLVEHSDDLPKLGLHAICRVLQTALRRLSARQKTPVLEYLRQEGFKLREEGSFCYGSRFDGELTLTFDERGGVRQITPSH
- a CDS encoding alkaline phosphatase; protein product: MPDYNRRQFLSLMAAGTATPFLLTFSADKALAGLSRAAYPDKAPLPLNRTDPSAVFDLSVASGDPTASGVMLWTHIRSGQYDPSESLTFQVAVDPGFTLLALEGKVRGEQFGADRDHTVRIDLDGQLDADSYYYYRFQYRGVFSRTGRCRTAAAVGQSVDSVKFALLTCQDYTNGYYGALNCVADDNSIDYVAHLGDFIYESVGDPRYQDLPFEDRKIELPSGFPVAMNLEDYRFLHRTYRSDPFLQKAMENHTWIIATDDHETCNDCYWDYEQDTLGCPDHPYSTDPQFGDNADLKRQLKLDSQRAWAEYIPARIDIDEGRAHPHLYTRIYRQFRFGDLVNLNMLDTRTYRTPHPCGEEAFLGRYVPFGCGNLNNPEQSMMGETQREWLINSMSGSTARWNMLGNQTYMGRLGIDLGEKAKLPFNVDAWDGYDAERIWLMNEVQSNSIENLVVVTGDLHTYMASQVKKNYADLNPFNFSNQVGVEFMTPSLTSAGLFDVLLAQAPDDEVRDFLLNATSEGAVRLTNPHIRMFNSKDHGYSTIEYTDGYCEWVAYKVNKNLNSGEQQRKALARYRKYEAWPWMTQKSVQGY
- a CDS encoding methyl-accepting chemotaxis protein yields the protein MFANMKLRTKLAATGVALLLPLIWVTYLLSDEMDIRINFGAQEILGVEYLNPLQNLLDLAGEYKVAVAANSSVTQIVSRIEKAMSALEKEQQRSGAALKTAEQYANLQKAWGQARAKPGVEEADALIAATRELIARAGDTSNLILDPDLDTYYVMDALLLKLPNSLDLLAQMREFGIGLMNSGSMSADDKTRMVVLSGLLQSDLDGVNYDSKVAYENNVVGDMPKSVGKAVDSYTQAIGNFLGFVEKNITGRSLNVDVNGFKSAAQRAVEGNMALFQEASPALKDMLQRRIDGFSSHKFGLLAGVILFELLAIAFSVMTVRRILNQLGGEPEYAADIVRAIAAGDLTREVKINDGDATSLLAGIRNMQKALHDLIGKVSDSASKILSFSAEITQTTEAIVTSSSRQSHATATMSSAVQEVAASLHEMVASAGEARSLSLESNQRSSEGKDIVEQVSEDIRRLCDFVGDSAKSVQSLGQQSEQIYSIVNVIKGIAEQTNLLALNAAIEAARAGEQGRGFAVVADEVRNLAARTASSTVEITDMIERIKDDTLAVVKRMDSGVEEASRSAGRVTLTVDTIAAISDLSESVNRSVTEISTALEQQAQANELLSENVDEIAQLAEQNHGSVEKTADNLSELKALADTLETAIASFKV
- a CDS encoding metallophosphoesterase, which translates into the protein MELFKRLPPNTAGIDFFVGDIHGHYSELMKALEAIDFKFDQDRLISVGDLIDRGEENERCIELLHEPWFHACLGNHEWMMIGAFVYEDRYDLSLQRGNGGEWLDNHDTDQLTEWAHLLQHSCPLAIEVPGKGDRLIGVTHNDVINSDWTFMASAQRGDIDECVWSRTRFASALTNPALAEPIKNIDAVVSGHNSHTGILLAGNQLYIDTLWKSGQLTLLSAMEVLAVAARGKVSA